A region from the Hypericibacter adhaerens genome encodes:
- a CDS encoding PAS domain-containing protein has product MRPQSMLPNPIAPKPMASIDAPAKAALPSETAAEIMLRRAQRIGRLAFWHLSGPTDDAGLRMNCTYSDGIEQIFGCNPALSTLDFVERFIHPEDQERTRSIFLRFRRRQLLQYAIEYRIRHLSGGWHLIHETGEWELSPEGKPVAAAGVIQDITDRSQLEARLHQSETLLASAQRMARIGTWHWVATSRNPYSFEGRYHHSQEVADIFGVTIPELDIPPQRFLERFVHPDDRQRLMDMWQLFRSPGRPNLEITYRARRADGAWRTLREFASWERGRDGGLNGVAGIVEDITDRLETQVTDRQRSAMLARAQRMAKLGTWIWRCGPDGDGPGEAIEFSPEAAEIHGVTAAELSVGGREYAARFVHPDDRDEFTATLARFVNREIETYSLQFRIRHVSGEWRTVLEVAEWDYSSDGIPTGTTGVMQDITERLAVEESARRNATQIRRAQQIARIGHWQWSKGAWDGTDVRIMDWSDSAAEIHGVDKSALQITTREYLKRFVHPDDRRHVADTYRRFSLHEIERYTIEFRIRNGADGWTHLREITEWDYDSAGRPVSATGAIQDITDQIHSKRALDRSEDLLERAQRIAKLAYWHWHGDPDLEDPGTAPHLYSSLITEIFGVDLTAMELTDEQYVERFVHPDDRRRFGQVLRDFSARRLKSFASEYRIRHADGRWRTVIDTGEWEYGPDGRPISASGAIQDITEWAETDRALQRSEQFLARAQQIAKLAYWHWALDPSLPNPYSAPYVYSPSIVEMFGVAPEDLNGSDDELIDRFVHPADRERVRETYREFDAERTQSYAIEYRARHGITGEWRTVFDTGEWDRDADGKVTGASGALQDITDRSNAETALRQSEKLLSRAQQVAKLGHWRWRPAPGSTDWHDGEISYSDTAAAIYGVRPRDLVVPDRQFVIRFVHPDDRERIQDIYDRFFIEGERRYEAEYRIRHGEKEWRWIHEIAEWDTDGATGVILDITGRVESDLALRDSEALLIRAQRTARVGHWVWRHNANDRAPGQGASHFSAVAAEIFGVDPEALRVPTDEWVRRFVHPEDAARVLNIFNRSVSGELTRYEIDYRARHSDGTWRWVHEIGQWDYDETGNAIGATGVLQDVTERVEAQSALRRNEAQLKRAQQIARLAYWHWTEDQHAGWQAATSHYSAEAAQIFGVSVEELGRLSNLEYLERFVHPDDRVALKSVFKEFVEARLASYSIEYRIRHARGDWRTISERGEWDRTADGRIAGATGTIQDITELREAERALTEGAARLKLMTDHLPISIGYMDMDERLQFVNATAERWYGKPAGELVGQTMQEFMDAETYRIMLPYVREAKAGKAVKMQMRRQYPAGPPRDIEMLYVPHVVANGKVAGFFGMSFDMTDRLAMEAQLRHAQKMEAVGQLTGGVAHDFNNLLGVIVGNLDLLATQLPQGTKAQSLLSTALDAAESGAALIRRLLAFSRRQMLLPKATNLSDLVGGMMVLVQRSLGEAVSIETRIPPGLWPALIDDGQLEAAILNLAINARDAMPTGGRLTIELNNATVEEDTTAADSEVLPGDYVRVTVRDTGTGIPPDVLPRVLEPFFTTKEVGKGTGLGLSMVYGFVKQSGGFLQIDSHVGEGTAISLYLPRAEDPLADTDQAAAAHRSLRGEGEVVLLVEDRADMRAYSAEALRTLNYEPIDAADGPTALALLDHHPEIAVLFSDIVLPGGMSGYELARAARAKRPDLKVLLTSGFSERAAGTRGTETETLLEKPFRSSELGRKLAALLGRGMH; this is encoded by the coding sequence ATGCGACCACAGTCGATGCTGCCCAACCCGATCGCGCCCAAGCCCATGGCGTCCATTGACGCTCCGGCCAAGGCCGCGCTGCCCAGCGAGACGGCGGCGGAGATCATGCTGCGCCGGGCGCAGCGCATCGGCCGCCTCGCCTTCTGGCACTTGTCCGGGCCTACGGACGACGCCGGGTTGCGGATGAACTGCACCTACTCGGATGGCATCGAGCAGATCTTCGGCTGCAATCCCGCTCTCAGCACGCTCGACTTCGTGGAGCGCTTCATCCATCCGGAGGACCAGGAGCGGACGCGCTCCATCTTTCTGCGGTTCCGGCGCCGCCAGCTGCTCCAGTATGCGATCGAGTACCGCATCCGCCACCTGTCCGGCGGCTGGCACCTGATCCACGAGACGGGCGAATGGGAGCTTTCGCCGGAAGGCAAGCCGGTTGCCGCCGCCGGCGTCATCCAGGACATCACCGATCGCAGCCAGCTCGAAGCCCGGTTGCACCAGAGCGAAACCCTGCTCGCGTCCGCGCAGCGCATGGCCAGGATCGGCACCTGGCATTGGGTGGCGACAAGCCGGAATCCCTACTCGTTCGAAGGCCGCTACCATCACTCGCAGGAAGTCGCCGATATCTTCGGCGTCACCATTCCCGAGCTCGACATCCCGCCGCAGCGGTTCCTGGAACGCTTCGTCCATCCCGACGACCGGCAGCGCCTGATGGACATGTGGCAGCTCTTCCGCAGCCCCGGCCGACCCAACCTGGAAATCACCTACCGGGCCCGGCGCGCCGACGGCGCCTGGCGGACCTTGCGCGAGTTCGCCAGTTGGGAGCGCGGCCGCGACGGCGGGCTGAACGGCGTTGCCGGCATCGTCGAGGACATCACCGACCGGCTCGAAACCCAGGTGACCGATCGCCAGCGCTCGGCCATGCTCGCCCGGGCCCAGCGCATGGCCAAGCTCGGAACCTGGATCTGGCGCTGCGGGCCCGATGGCGACGGCCCCGGGGAAGCGATCGAATTCTCGCCGGAAGCGGCCGAGATCCACGGCGTCACGGCCGCGGAGCTGTCGGTCGGCGGCCGGGAATATGCCGCCCGCTTCGTCCATCCCGACGACCGGGACGAATTCACCGCGACCCTGGCCCGGTTCGTCAATCGGGAGATCGAGACCTATTCGCTGCAGTTCCGCATCCGCCACGTCTCGGGCGAATGGCGCACCGTTCTCGAGGTGGCGGAGTGGGATTATTCCTCGGACGGGATTCCGACCGGCACCACCGGCGTGATGCAGGACATCACCGAGCGGCTCGCCGTCGAGGAATCCGCCCGCCGCAACGCGACGCAGATCCGGCGCGCGCAGCAGATCGCCAGGATCGGCCACTGGCAGTGGTCGAAAGGCGCCTGGGACGGAACCGACGTCCGCATCATGGACTGGTCGGATTCCGCCGCCGAGATCCACGGCGTCGACAAGTCGGCCCTGCAGATCACCACGCGCGAATATCTCAAGCGCTTCGTCCATCCCGATGACCGGCGCCATGTCGCCGACACCTATCGCCGCTTCAGCCTGCACGAGATCGAGCGCTACACCATCGAGTTCCGGATCAGGAACGGAGCCGACGGCTGGACTCATCTGCGCGAGATCACGGAATGGGACTACGATTCTGCCGGCCGCCCGGTCTCGGCGACAGGCGCCATCCAGGACATCACCGATCAGATCCACAGCAAGCGCGCGCTCGACCGCAGCGAGGATCTGCTGGAGCGGGCGCAGCGGATCGCCAAGCTCGCCTATTGGCATTGGCATGGCGACCCGGATCTGGAGGATCCGGGCACGGCGCCGCATCTCTACTCCTCCTTGATCACGGAGATCTTCGGGGTCGATCTCACGGCGATGGAGCTGACCGACGAGCAGTATGTCGAGCGCTTCGTCCATCCCGACGATCGCCGGCGGTTCGGGCAGGTGCTCAGGGACTTCTCCGCGCGCAGGCTGAAATCCTTCGCCTCCGAATATCGGATCCGCCATGCCGACGGCAGGTGGCGAACCGTGATCGATACCGGCGAATGGGAGTACGGTCCCGACGGACGGCCCATCAGCGCCTCGGGGGCCATCCAGGACATCACGGAATGGGCCGAAACCGATCGTGCCCTGCAGCGCAGCGAGCAGTTCCTGGCGCGTGCCCAGCAGATCGCCAAGCTCGCCTACTGGCATTGGGCGCTCGACCCGTCACTGCCGAACCCGTACAGCGCGCCCTATGTCTATTCGCCTTCCATCGTCGAGATGTTCGGCGTCGCCCCGGAAGACCTGAACGGCAGCGACGACGAGCTGATCGACCGGTTCGTGCATCCCGCCGACCGCGAACGGGTGCGCGAGACCTACCGGGAGTTCGACGCCGAAAGGACACAGTCCTACGCCATCGAGTATCGCGCGCGGCATGGGATCACCGGGGAATGGCGAACGGTATTCGACACGGGCGAGTGGGATCGCGACGCGGACGGCAAGGTCACGGGAGCATCGGGCGCCCTCCAGGACATCACCGACCGCAGCAATGCGGAAACCGCGCTGCGGCAAAGCGAGAAGCTGCTCAGCCGCGCCCAGCAGGTGGCCAAGCTCGGCCACTGGCGCTGGCGGCCCGCCCCCGGCAGCACTGACTGGCACGACGGCGAGATTTCCTATTCCGACACCGCCGCGGCGATCTACGGCGTCCGGCCGCGGGATCTTGTGGTTCCCGACCGGCAGTTCGTCATCCGGTTCGTCCATCCGGACGATCGCGAGCGGATCCAGGACATCTATGACCGGTTCTTCATCGAGGGCGAGCGCCGCTACGAGGCCGAGTACCGCATCCGTCACGGCGAGAAGGAATGGCGCTGGATCCACGAGATCGCCGAGTGGGACACGGATGGCGCGACCGGCGTGATCCTCGACATCACGGGGCGGGTCGAATCCGACCTGGCGCTGCGCGACAGCGAGGCGCTCCTGATCCGCGCCCAGCGGACCGCGCGCGTGGGCCACTGGGTCTGGCGGCACAACGCGAACGATCGGGCGCCGGGCCAGGGTGCGTCCCATTTCTCCGCCGTGGCGGCGGAGATCTTCGGTGTCGATCCCGAAGCGCTGCGCGTGCCTACCGACGAATGGGTCCGGCGTTTCGTGCATCCGGAAGACGCGGCCCGCGTGCTGAACATCTTCAACCGTTCCGTCTCGGGCGAGCTGACCCGATACGAGATCGACTATCGTGCGCGGCACAGCGACGGCACCTGGCGCTGGGTCCACGAGATCGGGCAGTGGGACTATGACGAGACCGGCAACGCGATCGGCGCCACCGGCGTGCTGCAGGACGTCACCGAACGGGTCGAGGCCCAGTCCGCCCTGCGGCGGAACGAAGCCCAGCTGAAGCGCGCGCAGCAGATCGCCAGGCTCGCCTACTGGCACTGGACCGAGGACCAGCATGCCGGATGGCAGGCGGCGACGTCGCACTATTCCGCGGAGGCCGCGCAGATCTTCGGCGTCTCCGTCGAGGAGCTCGGGCGGCTGAGCAACCTCGAATATCTGGAGCGCTTCGTCCATCCCGACGACCGCGTGGCCCTCAAGAGTGTCTTCAAGGAGTTCGTCGAGGCGCGTCTGGCCTCCTACTCCATCGAATACCGGATCCGGCATGCGCGGGGCGACTGGCGCACCATCAGCGAGCGCGGCGAGTGGGACCGCACCGCGGACGGGCGCATCGCGGGCGCCACCGGCACGATCCAGGACATCACGGAGCTGCGCGAGGCGGAGCGGGCCCTGACGGAAGGCGCCGCGCGGCTCAAGCTCATGACCGACCATCTGCCGATCTCGATCGGCTATATGGACATGGACGAGCGGCTGCAGTTCGTCAACGCCACGGCGGAACGCTGGTACGGCAAGCCCGCCGGGGAGCTGGTCGGCCAGACCATGCAGGAGTTCATGGACGCCGAGACCTACCGCATCATGCTGCCCTATGTCCGCGAGGCCAAGGCGGGCAAGGCGGTCAAGATGCAGATGCGGCGCCAGTATCCGGCGGGACCGCCGCGCGACATCGAGATGCTCTACGTCCCCCACGTCGTCGCCAACGGCAAGGTCGCGGGCTTCTTCGGCATGTCCTTCGACATGACCGACCGCCTGGCGATGGAGGCCCAGCTGCGCCACGCGCAGAAGATGGAGGCGGTCGGCCAGCTCACCGGCGGCGTGGCCCACGACTTCAACAATCTCCTGGGCGTCATCGTCGGCAATCTCGATCTGCTCGCGACCCAGCTGCCCCAGGGCACCAAGGCCCAGTCGCTGCTCTCGACCGCGCTCGATGCCGCCGAAAGCGGCGCTGCCCTGATCCGCCGCCTGCTCGCCTTCTCGCGCCGCCAGATGCTGCTGCCCAAGGCGACCAACCTCTCCGATCTGGTCGGCGGCATGATGGTCCTGGTGCAGCGTTCGCTGGGCGAGGCCGTGTCGATCGAAACCCGGATACCGCCGGGCCTCTGGCCGGCCCTCATCGATGACGGCCAGCTCGAGGCGGCGATCCTCAACCTGGCGATCAATGCCCGCGACGCGATGCCGACCGGCGGCCGCCTGACGATCGAGCTCAACAATGCGACCGTCGAGGAAGACACCACGGCCGCCGACAGCGAGGTGCTGCCGGGCGACTATGTCCGGGTCACGGTCCGGGATACCGGCACCGGCATCCCGCCCGACGTGCTTCCGCGCGTGCTGGAGCCGTTCTTCACCACCAAGGAGGTGGGCAAGGGCACGGGGCTGGGCTTGAGCATGGTCTATGGCTTCGTGAAGCAGTCGGGCGGGTTCCTGCAGATCGACAGCCATGTCGGCGAAGGCACCGCGATCAGCCTCTATCTGCCGCGCGCCGAGGATCCGTTGGCCGATACCGACCAGGCCGCCGCCGCTCACCGCAGCCTGCGGGGCGAAGGCGAGGTGGTTCTCCTGGTCGAAGACCGCGCCGATATGCGCGCCTACTCCGCCGAGGCGCTGCGCACGCTCAATTACGAGCCCATCGACGCCGCGGACGGCCCGACCGCCCTTGCCCTGCTGGACCATCACCCGGAAATCGCGGTGCTGTTCAGCGACATCGTGCTGCCCGGCGGCATGAGCGGCTACGAGTTGGCCCGCGCCGCCCGGGCGAAGCGGCCGGACCTCAAGGTGCTCCTGACCTCCGGCTTCAGCGAGCGGGCCGCCGGGACCCGCGGGACGGAAACGGAAACCCTGCTTGAGAAACCATTCCGCTCCAGCGAGCTGGGTCGAAAACTCGCGGCCTTGCTGGGCCGCGGCATGCATTGA
- a CDS encoding cold-shock protein, with the protein MASGTVKWFNATKGYGFICPSDGSKDVFVHITAVQRAGLDGLAEGQKISYDLVSERGKTAAANLKVG; encoded by the coding sequence ATGGCTAGCGGTACCGTGAAGTGGTTCAACGCGACGAAGGGTTACGGCTTCATTTGCCCGAGCGACGGCTCGAAGGATGTGTTCGTGCACATCACGGCCGTTCAGCGCGCCGGCCTGGATGGGCTGGCTGAGGGGCAGAAGATTTCCTACGACCTGGTTTCCGAGCGCGGTAAGACTGCGGCGGCGAACCTGAAGGTCGGCTGA